The genomic interval TGGAGCAAGAGTATGCAAACTACACGCTGACCTTCGTCGTCGAAAGCGCCGACGATCCGGTCTGCGGCTGCCTGCGGCGCTTGATGGCCAAACACCCAACCGTCGATGCTCGGCTGTTGGTGGCGGGCATCGCCACCGACTGCGGCCAAAAGGTCCATAACTTGCGTGCGGCAACCGCCAAATTGCCCGGCGATGTGGAGGTGCTGGCCTTCGTCGATTCCGACGCGCGCCCGCGCCCCGATTGGCTGCGGCGGCTCATCGCGCGGCTGCCCGAAGCAAGGATCGGGGCCGTGACCGGTTATCGCTGGTTCGTTCCGACGGCCGCCAGCGCGGCGCAGTGCCTTCTTTACAGCATCAACACCACGGTGGCGTCGGGGTTTGGTCCGGGCGGCCACCATGTGATCTGGGGCGGCTCGTGGGCCATCCGTCGAGACGTGTTCGATCGACTGCGACTCCGCGATGCCTGGGGCGGCACGCTGAGCGACGATCTGGTCGCCACGCGCGTCATACACCGGGCGGGGCTGCGCGTCGAGTTCGAGCCGGTCTCGATGGTCACTTCGCCGGTTGCCGTGGGATGGCGGCAGGCTCTGGAGTTCATTCGCCGCCAATACATCATTGCCCGGTCCTACGCCTTTGCCTGGTGGTTGCTGGCGCTGGCCGGCAGCACGGTGCCGTTGGTTACTTTTTGGGGCGGATTGGTTTTGCTGGCGGTGGGCCTCTGGCAAGGTGCGCCCTGGACGTGGCTTCCGGCCGCGGTCTGCCCCGCCTATTACGCCGGCACCTTGGTGCGCGGTCATCAGCGGTGGGTTTTGGGCCGATTATACGTGCGCGAGGCAAGCCCGCTCATGCAGCGCGTCGCGTGGCTCGATATTTGGGCGGGGCCGTTGGTGACGCTGGCCAATTGGCTGGCGATCCTGGCGTCGGTTTTCGGCAGCCGGCTCGAGTGGCGCGGTATCCGCTATCGGCTTGGCCGCGGCGGGCGCGTCCTGTCGGTCGAACGACGTGCTGCCGAGGTACGACAGACCGGCAATCATCCGCAGTCGGTGTCCGCCACAGTTGGCGCGCACGCCTGCGATAAAGAATTGTCGGCACGCAAAGCGGTGCCGCACAGCCGCACGCCGGCCCCGGTTGCGGTGCCGATGTCGCCGACGTGACGCGGCATTGTCGAATCTCGACTACTTCGTGGAGAATCGTTTCACGGTCTCGGGGGGGACTTACGATGCGGGTCGTTCTATGGGACACGCGTAAACTTGATGTGGCGAAAGACTTCGCCGGTGGCTATGGCGTCGGCCAATTTCCGGTCCGTGGCGGCTGGCGGGGCCGCCTGGTGCGGCATGCTTTCAAACGCGATCGACGCCCGGTGGCCTTGGCGTTCGCCTATCTGGCCGCGATCTTTCGCCAGCTCGGCCATGACGTGGAATACAGCGAAGACCGCGCGCCGACCGGCGCCGATCTTTACGTGTTCCATCCGTCGCTGATCACCCTGGAGCTCGAACGGCAAGCGATCCAAGCGGTGTTGCGGGAATCACCCCAGGCCAAGGTGCTCGTGACGGGCATTCTGGCGCACGCTTTGCCCGAAGCGTTTGCCGATCTCAATGTGACGCTGGTCCGCGGCGAAGTGGAGCGGCTTCTCTGGAAGCTCGACGAGGTGCTCGCCGCGGGGCGCGGGGTGGTCAACGTCGGTTCGGTGCGCGACCTCGATGCGCTGCCGTTCCCAGACTGGTCGCTGTTCGAGCCGCACCGCTTCCGCATTGCTTACGATTTCTGGAAGTTTCCCACGGGGCTCATCCAGCAGAGCCGAGGCTGCACGTTCGCGTGTAATTACTGTCCGTATATTGTGGTCGAGAACTCGACGCGGTTCCGCGATCCTCAGCGAGTCGTTGACGAGATTCGCGAGGGGATGACCCGTTACGGCTTCCGCTCGTTCAAGTTCCGCGATCCGCTGTTCGGACTCGACCGCAAACGGGTCTTCAGGCTGGTGGAATTGATTGGCCGGCTGCCGCGCAAAATCCAGTTTTCGATCGAAGGGCGGATCGATCTGCTGAAGGTGGATGTCGTCAAGGAACTGAAGCGAGTGGGCCTGACGAGCGTTACCGTGGGCATCGAAACCCCGAACGAAGAGACGCTCCGCAATTACAAGCGGGCGCCGATCAAGGACGACCGGCAACGCGAGTTCGTCGCCCTCTGCCGGGCACTCGGCGTGCGGACGGTGGCCGGCTTCATGATCGGCTTCCCCGAAGACACCCGCGAGTCGATCGAGTCGGTGCTGAAATACGCCAAGGCCGTGGGGCCG from Pirellulales bacterium carries:
- a CDS encoding glycosyltransferase, with amino-acid sequence MTHAPWFLAWMFAAALAALQFGFLTWGLWENFRFGRARLRKAWPLEHEPRVALFAPCKGFDVGLEDNLWPLLEQEYANYTLTFVVESADDPVCGCLRRLMAKHPTVDARLLVAGIATDCGQKVHNLRAATAKLPGDVEVLAFVDSDARPRPDWLRRLIARLPEARIGAVTGYRWFVPTAASAAQCLLYSINTTVASGFGPGGHHVIWGGSWAIRRDVFDRLRLRDAWGGTLSDDLVATRVIHRAGLRVEFEPVSMVTSPVAVGWRQALEFIRRQYIIARSYAFAWWLLALAGSTVPLVTFWGGLVLLAVGLWQGAPWTWLPAAVCPAYYAGTLVRGHQRWVLGRLYVREASPLMQRVAWLDIWAGPLVTLANWLAILASVFGSRLEWRGIRYRLGRGGRVLSVERRAAEVRQTGNHPQSVSATVGAHACDKELSARKAVPHSRTPAPVAVPMSPT
- a CDS encoding B12-binding domain-containing radical SAM protein, with product MRVVLWDTRKLDVAKDFAGGYGVGQFPVRGGWRGRLVRHAFKRDRRPVALAFAYLAAIFRQLGHDVEYSEDRAPTGADLYVFHPSLITLELERQAIQAVLRESPQAKVLVTGILAHALPEAFADLNVTLVRGEVERLLWKLDEVLAAGRGVVNVGSVRDLDALPFPDWSLFEPHRFRIAYDFWKFPTGLIQQSRGCTFACNYCPYIVVENSTRFRDPQRVVDEIREGMTRYGFRSFKFRDPLFGLDRKRVFRLVELIGRLPRKIQFSIEGRIDLLKVDVVKELKRVGLTSVTVGIETPNEETLRNYKRAPIKDDRQREFVALCRALGVRTVAGFMIGFPEDTRESIESVLKYAKAVGPTFANFNVVTPYPGTEFFNQVRQDIADFDFTKYSVYTPVMKYRHLTSEQVAELHTRCFVSYYFRSRWFAENAHLVWPWLRGLRTGVATAQVGWDQRACERRPTVGVKAEG